The Juglans regia cultivar Chandler chromosome 2, Walnut 2.0, whole genome shotgun sequence genome includes a window with the following:
- the LOC118347691 gene encoding uncharacterized protein LOC118347691: MCNGEFFDKEPEEAFEYFDYLAENAQSWDTTDVHDRSRQVESGHGKYTLKEDDDLRAKLTLLSRKIEAMELKKVNEVHAVHKNSEKCSICEDHGHSTNECPTIPAFKERNDQQLAPAALAPRPSQLAIQAPPMQKKGVEETMHQLSNTLQQFMQGQATINNQNSQAINDIRSTLTKMTTAWSSQEKGKLPTQPQPNPQSQPSQGAVESSNVRQRKAVTTLRNGRVVSIPAQGSDKAGKILEIFKQVRINIPLLDAIQQIPTYAKFLKDLYMVKRKLNVQKKAFLTEQVSAIIQSNTPPKYKDPGSPTIACVIGSSKIGQALLDLGSSVNLLPYNVYEQLGLGELKPTPIILQLANRSIKMSRVVVEDVLVQVDKFFYPVDFVVLDVHLTPKSSFQAPVILGRPFLATSNALINCRSGVLKLSFGNMTLELNIFNICRQPQDLEDVQEVNLLESILEEETYLAYQPTNLLFELENIRELLTDDTPIDVSHVFNAENKFETKWRPKIEQLPPLTASLKPSANEIPTLELKSLPNDLKYAFLGPDSTFPVVISAQLSHDQEGKLMEVLKQHKGAIGWTIVDIKGINPLVCTHRIYLEENAKVSREMQRRLNPTMKEVVKTEILKLLDVGIIYPIADSKWVSLIHVIPKKSGLTIVKNDKDELIPTRISTGWRMCIDYRKLNAATRKDHFPLPFLDQVLEKVAGHDFYCFLDGYSGFYQIEIAPEDQEKTTFTCPFGTFAFRRMPFGLCNAPATFQRCMLSIFNDMIENCLEIFMDDFSVFDSSFDTCLTNLQVVLARCEEKHLLLNWEKCHFMVQQCIVLGHIVSSRGIEIDKTKIELISKLPIPKTVKEIRSFLRHAGFYRRFIQNFSSISKPLCELLMHDVAFEWTSSCQDAFDKLKILLTTAPIMQPPVWSILFEIMCDASDVAIGAVLGQRRNKFSHVISYASRTLNGAQRNYSTTENELLAIVFALDKFRTYILGSPVVVFTDHAGLKYLLSKKDAKPHLIRWILLLQEFDLIIRDKKGAENVVADHLSRLTFAEKDHTILILDSFPDEQLMSVENLPWFADIVNFLVTGQTPPHWSAQDIRKFKHEVKSFFYDNPYLFKYCSDQIIRKCVPDHEIQAVFLFVIMRLVGGIFLQIKPL, translated from the exons ATGTGTAATGGAGAATTTTTTGACAAAGAGCCTGAGgaagcatttgaatattttgattaccTTGCTGAAAATGCTCAATCTTGGGACACAACTGATGTGCATGATAGGTCTAGGCAAGTTGAGTCTGGTCAtggaaaatatactttaaaagaagatgatgatttgcgTGCTAAATTAACCTTGTTGTCTAGAAAAATAGAAGCTATGGAATTGAAAAAGGTAAATGAAGTGCATGCTGTCCATAAGAATTCAGAGAAGTGTAGCATATGTGAGGATCATGGGCATTCAACTAATGAGTGTCCCACGATCCCCGCATTCAAAGAG AGGAATGACCAGCAATTAGCTCCAGCAGCCTTGGCTCCAAGACCCTCTCAACTCGCAATTCAAGCACCTCCAATGCAAAAGAAGGGAGTTGAGGAGACGATGCATCAATTGTCAAACACCTTGCAGCAGTTTATGCAAGGTCAAgcaacaatcaacaatcaaaactctCAAGCGATAAATGACATTCGGAGCACACTTACAAAGATGACTACGGCATGGAGCtctcaagagaaaggaaaacttccTACACAACCACAACCCAATCCACAAAGTCAGCCATCACAAGGAGCGGTTGAGAGTTCAAATGTGAGGCAAAGGAAGGCGGTCActactttgagaaatggtaGGGTGGTGAGCATTCCAGCTCAAGGTTCAGACAAGGCTGGTAAG attttagaaatattcaagcaagttaggattaatatccctttgttggatgccattcaacaaattcctacatatgctaagtttctaaaagatttgtATATGGTTAAAAGGAAgttaaatgtgcaaaagaaagcttttcttactgagcaggtcagtgccataattcagagcaataccccaccaaaatataaagaccCCGGTTCACCAACAATTGCTTGTGTTATAGGAAGTTCAAAAATTGGTCAAGCATTGTTAGATCTAGGTTCAAGTGTGAATTTACTGCCTTATAATGTTTATGAGCAACTTGGTTTGGGGGAATTAAAACCAACTCCTATCATTTTACAACTAGCGAATAGGTCTATTAAAATGTCAAGAGTAGTTGTTGAGGATGTCTTGGTTCAAgtggataaattcttttatcccgttgattttgttgtgctggatgttcacttgacaccaaaatcttcttttcaagCACCTGTGATTCTTGGGAGACCTTTTCTTGCTActtcaaatgcattaataaattgtaggagtggtgttttaaagctgagttttgggaacatgaccCTTGAattaaacattttcaatatttgtaggCAACCTCAAGACTTGGAAGATGTACAAGAAGTAAATTTGTTGGAAAGCATCCTTGAAGAGGAGACTTATTTGGCATACCAGCCCACTAACCTGCTGTTTGAGTTAGAAAATATTCGTGAACTCCTCACTGATGACACCCCCATTGATGTTTCTCATGtttttaatgcagaaaataaatttgagactaaATGGAGGCCAAAAATTGAGCAACTCCCACCGTTGACAGCAAGTTTGAAACCTTCAGCAAATGAAATCCCAACACTAGAGCTGAAGTCATTGCCAAATGActtgaaatatgcatttctggGACCGGACAGCACATTCCCAGTGGTGATTTCAGCCCAACTCTCTCATGATCAAGAAGGGAAATTGATGGAAGTCTTAAAGCAACACAAAGGTGCCATTGGGTGGACAATCGTAGATATAAAAGGTATAAATCCTCTTGTGTGCACTCATAGGatttatttagaagaaaatgctaaagtctctagggagatgcaaaggagattaaatcctaccatgaaagaggtggtaaaaacagagattttaaaattacttgaCGTGGGAATCATCTACCCTATTGCGGACAGCAAGTGGGTAAGTCTCATTCatgtaattccaaaaaaatctgggcttaccattgtgaaaaatgataaagatgAACTGATTCCTACTAGGATTTCTACTGGTTGGcgaatgtgtatagattataggaagttgaatgcCGCCACTAGGAAAGATCATTTCCCTTTGCCATTTCTTGATCAAGTATTAGAAAAAGTTGCGGGCCATGATTTCTATTGCTTTCTTGATGGATATTCTGGTTtttaccaaatagaaatagcgcctgaagatcaagagaaaacaacttttacTTGCCCGTTTGGCACTTTTGCATTTAGAagaatgccttttggactatgTAATGCACCAGCTACTTTCCAAAGATGTATGCTTAGTATTTTCAACGACATGATTGAAAACTGTTTGGAAatattcatggatgatttttcagtgTTTGACAGTTCTTTCGATACATGTTTGACTAACTTACAAGTTGTTTTAGCCAGGTGTGAGGAGAAGCATTTGCTTCTCAATtgggaaaagtgtcatttcatggttCAACAATGCATAGTTCTTGGTCACATAGTCTCATCACGAGGTATTGAGATCGATAAAACTAAGATTGAACTTATCTCCAAGCTTCCTATACCCAAAACAGTAAAAgaaatcagatcatttcttaggcatgctgggttttataggcgattcattcaaaattttagttctatCTCTAAGCCCTTGTGTgagttacttatgcatgatgttgcttttgaatggacctcttcttgtcaagatgcttttgataagctgaaaattttgctcaccACAGCCCCTATCATGCAGCCCCCTGTTTGGTCTATTCTTTTTgagataatgtgtgatgctagtgatgtaGCCATAGGAGCTGTTCTTGGACAGCGTAGAAATAAGTTCTcacatgtcatttcttatgcaagtagaactttaaatggagcccaaagaaattattctaccaCAGAAAATGAATTGCTTGCTATAGTTTTTGCATTAGACAAGTTTCgaacttatattcttggttctcctgtggTTGTTTTCACTGACCATGCAGGGTTAAAGTACTTATTGTCGAAAAAGGATGCTAAACCACATTTAATCCgatggattcttcttctccaagaattCGACCTTATCATCAGAGACAAGAAGGGTGCTGAAAATGTAGTTGCCGACCACTTGTCTCGGCTTACATTTGCTGAAAAGGATCACACTATCCTTATccttgactcttttcctgatgaacaattaatgtcagttgaaaatttgccttggtttgctgacatagttaattttttggtgaCAGGACAAACTCCACCCCATTGGAGTGCTCAAGACATACGAAAATTCAAGCATGAGGTAAAGTCATTCTTCTATGATAatccttacttgtttaaatattgttctgacCAAATCATAAGGAAATGTGTGCCTGATCATGAGATACAAGctgtctttctttttgtcataatgaGGCTTGTGGGGGGCATTTTTCTGCAAATAAAACCattgtaa
- the LOC108998108 gene encoding probable inactive shikimate kinase like 2, chloroplastic — protein sequence MATAAASTTLCFLSQNPAKTLHLSLPKLPLTIPKPSVPSITNFSRSFPRLLSSKVVPRKSSNPISCNSASTFPVSTKNYEFSDASSEVELRLQLGAYEIQSPRDIFVDANGTSLTIRVQHHGSPVTLIETNQLFEKIMPAETIWYIDDDQLVINLKKQDPALKWPDIVESWESLTVGSMQLLQGTSIYIVGDSTEINQKVARELAVGLGYTPLDTKELLETYAKQTIDSWVLTEGSDSVAEAESAILESLSSHVRAVIATLGGQQGAARRADKWQHLYAGFTVWLSTTEATDEDSAKEEARRQYLDALAYSKADVVVKLQGWDADLTKSVAQASLSALKQLVLSDKKLPGKKSLYIRLGCRGDWPNIKPPGWDPSAGDDLPQRAL from the exons ATGGCTACTGCTGCTGCTTCCACGACTCTCTGCTTTCTCTCTCAAAACCCCGCCAAAACCCTGCATTTGTCACTCCCAAAGCTTCCTCTCACCATTCCCAAACCCAGTGTCCCTTCCATCACGAATTTCTCTCGCTCATTTCCTCGCCTCCTATCGAGCAAGGTCGTCCCTCGCAAGAGTTCTAATCCCATCTCCTGCAACAGCGCCTCTACTTTTCCCGTCAGCACCAAGAACTACGAG TTTTCTGATGCTTCTTCTGAGGTCGAACTGAGATTACAACTTGGGGCCTATGAAATTCAAAGTCCCAGAGATATATTTGTGGATGCAAATGGCACCTCTTTGACGATTAGAGTACAGCACCATGGCTCTCCCGTCACACTTATAGAAACTAATcaactatttgaaaaaataatgccTGCAGAAACAATATG GTACATTGATGATGATCAACTGGTTATAAACTTGAAGAAGCAAGATCCGGCTTTGAAGTGGCCTGACATTGTGGAGTCCTGGGAATCCCTGACAGTGGGTTCAATGCAACTTCTGCAAGGAACATCAATCTACATCGTCGGGGATTCAACTGAAATTAACCAGAAAGTGGCTCGAGAACTTGCAGTTGGTCTTGG GTACACACCACTTGATACAAAAGAGTTGCTGGAAACATATGCCAAGCAAACCATTGATTCAT GGGTGCTCACTGAGGGCTCTGACTCTGTAGCAGAAGCAGAAAGTGCTATATTGGAGAGTTTAAGTAG TCATGTTCGAGCTGTCATTGCAACGCTAGGAGGGCAGCAGGGAGCTGCTCGAAGGGCTGATAAATGGCAGCATCTTTATGCTGGATTTACTGTGTGGCTGTCCACCACGGAAGCAACTG ATGAAGATTCAGCAAAGGAGGAGGCAAGGAGGCAATATCTAGACGCACTAGCTTACTCAAAGGCAGACGTGGTTGTCAAACTTCAGGGTTGGGACGCTGACCTTACCAAAAGTGTGGCCCAGGCATCCTTGAGTGCGCTTAAACAGTTGGTTCTATCTGACAAAAAACTTCCAG GGAAGAAGAGCCTATATATAAGGCTGGGATGTCGTGGTGATTGGCCAAACATCAAGCCTCCTGGTTGGGATCCATCAGCTGGGGATGATCTCCCTCAACGTGCACTATAA